In Novipirellula caenicola, one genomic interval encodes:
- the cas2 gene encoding CRISPR-associated endonuclease Cas2 — MMVMLVTYDVSTASAAGKRRLRMIAKICLDYGQRVQNSVFELDLDHAKWVECRARLLEAMEPEEDSLRFYRLGNQWRERVEHIGTKPSTDLSGGTLLA, encoded by the coding sequence ATGATGGTGATGTTGGTGACGTATGACGTGAGCACGGCCAGCGCGGCGGGAAAGCGTCGTTTGCGGATGATTGCGAAAATTTGCTTGGATTATGGCCAGCGTGTGCAGAACAGCGTTTTTGAGCTGGATTTGGATCACGCCAAGTGGGTGGAATGCCGTGCACGGTTGTTGGAAGCGATGGAGCCAGAGGAGGACAGTTTGCGCTTTTACCGACTGGGCAATCAGTGGCGAGAGCGGGTGGAGCACATTGGCACGAAGCCCTCAACGGACCTCAGCGGTGGCACACTGCTGGCGTGA
- the cas1c gene encoding type I-C CRISPR-associated endonuclease Cas1c — MKRHLNTLFVTTEGSYLAKDGAAVQVRFEKKTLLRVPLHNLDGIVCFGRVGFSSQLAAACAEAGVSISLMSPHGRFRAAVVGFSPGNVLLRRQQYRAADDAEATARIARNCITGKIANCRSVLLRAARDVREEDRAGRLKLAAKQLAPILRRVAKADDADTVRGYEGESASKYFASFGDLTSVNAFQMNNRSRRPPLDPINALLSFLYAMLAHDARSACEACGLDAAVGFLHRDRPGRPGCALDLMEEFRPVLADRLAFSLINRKQVSSKGFEVTSSGAVRMDDKTRKTVLTAYQTRKQDTIEHPFLGEKTTMGLLIHLQARLLARHLRGDLDEYPAFIWK; from the coding sequence ATGAAACGTCACCTCAACACGCTGTTTGTGACCACCGAAGGCAGTTACTTGGCCAAGGACGGTGCTGCTGTGCAAGTGCGGTTCGAGAAGAAAACGCTGCTACGTGTGCCACTGCACAATCTTGATGGCATTGTGTGCTTTGGTCGGGTCGGATTCAGTTCGCAATTGGCGGCGGCCTGCGCTGAAGCCGGTGTGTCGATTTCATTGATGTCGCCACATGGACGGTTTCGAGCCGCCGTGGTCGGATTCTCGCCGGGCAACGTGTTGCTTCGTCGCCAGCAGTATCGGGCAGCCGATGATGCGGAAGCGACCGCACGGATCGCTCGTAATTGCATCACTGGCAAAATTGCGAATTGTCGCAGCGTGCTGCTGCGGGCGGCTCGTGACGTGAGGGAGGAAGACCGAGCAGGCCGGTTGAAGCTGGCAGCAAAGCAGCTAGCACCGATCCTGCGGCGTGTCGCGAAGGCCGATGACGCGGACACGGTGCGCGGGTATGAGGGCGAGTCGGCTTCAAAATACTTCGCGTCGTTTGGCGATTTGACATCCGTCAACGCGTTTCAAATGAACAATCGATCGCGTCGTCCACCGCTGGATCCAATCAACGCACTGCTTTCGTTCCTCTACGCGATGTTAGCGCATGATGCCCGGAGTGCTTGTGAAGCCTGTGGACTGGACGCTGCGGTGGGGTTTTTACATCGTGATCGCCCGGGTAGACCAGGTTGTGCGTTGGATTTGATGGAAGAATTTCGCCCGGTTTTGGCGGACCGATTGGCCTTCTCGCTAATCAATCGAAAGCAGGTCAGCTCGAAAGGGTTTGAGGTGACATCATCAGGTGCGGTGCGAATGGATGACAAGACCCGCAAAACCGTGCTGACCGCGTATCAAACTCGAAAGCAGGATACCATCGAACATCCGTTTTTGGGCGAAAAAACAACGATGGGACTATTGATCCATCTGCAGGCTCGGTTGCTTGCGAGGCATCTGCGAGGTGATTTGGACGAATACCCCGCGTTCATTTGGAAGTGA
- the cas5c gene encoding type I-C CRISPR-associated protein Cas5c: MDLSKNRVALRVWGDFACFTRPEMKVERVSYDVITPSAARGVLEAIYWKPEIVWVIDRLHVLKPIRFTNIRRNELGSVGPSERTLKPYLSGTKTEPLMQIIEDDRQQRAATLLQGVEYLIEAHYEVRSGNEPPQKHFEMFKRRASKGQCFQQPYLGCREFVADFAWHEGDGPAVDESLKGKRDLGFMLHDIDFEHEMTPKFFRATMIDGVIEVPRIQSGEVRS, translated from the coding sequence ATGGACCTATCAAAAAATCGAGTTGCCCTGCGAGTTTGGGGCGACTTTGCCTGTTTCACCCGGCCTGAGATGAAGGTCGAACGTGTGTCATACGACGTGATCACGCCATCGGCTGCGCGCGGTGTACTAGAGGCCATCTATTGGAAGCCAGAGATCGTTTGGGTCATTGATCGGCTACATGTTCTGAAGCCGATCCGTTTCACCAACATTCGCCGCAATGAACTCGGTAGCGTCGGCCCTTCGGAACGGACCCTGAAACCGTACTTGAGCGGCACTAAAACCGAACCATTGATGCAAATCATTGAAGACGATCGTCAACAACGGGCCGCAACACTGTTGCAAGGCGTCGAGTATTTGATCGAAGCACACTACGAAGTCCGCAGTGGCAACGAACCGCCGCAAAAGCACTTCGAGATGTTCAAACGCCGGGCATCCAAAGGTCAGTGCTTTCAACAACCCTATCTCGGTTGTCGTGAATTCGTCGCAGATTTTGCGTGGCACGAAGGAGATGGGCCGGCGGTAGATGAATCGCTAAAGGGCAAGCGTGATTTGGGGTTCATGCTGCACGACATTGACTTTGAGCACGAGATGACACCCAAGTTCTTTCGCGCGACCATGATCGACGGTGTGATTGAGGTTCCGCGGATTCAAAGCGGTGAGGTGCGGTCATGA
- a CDS encoding sigma-70 family RNA polymerase sigma factor has product MQRNEFAKLVLEHQARLRMFIRMLGAMPDAVDDLAQDAFVVAYERIDTLEDVEQAGPWLRSIARNLVRNELRKSSRRRRVVNASISEAMLALSDEPATAAWSEDWFAALRSCVEGLPRHGRALVDGRYQRGQNASQLANETDMTPAAVRQALSRLRGLLRTCVETRLTEGAR; this is encoded by the coding sequence ATGCAACGAAATGAATTTGCCAAACTCGTGCTCGAACACCAAGCTCGACTTCGCATGTTCATTCGGATGCTTGGTGCGATGCCGGACGCGGTCGATGATCTGGCCCAGGATGCGTTTGTCGTTGCCTACGAGCGAATTGATACGCTCGAGGACGTCGAGCAAGCGGGTCCTTGGCTGCGATCGATCGCTCGCAATTTAGTCCGAAACGAGCTGCGCAAATCGTCGCGCCGACGGCGGGTGGTCAACGCTTCGATCAGCGAAGCGATGCTGGCGTTGTCCGACGAACCGGCAACCGCGGCGTGGTCCGAAGATTGGTTCGCCGCGCTGCGAAGCTGCGTCGAGGGCCTTCCCCGACATGGCCGTGCGTTGGTCGATGGCCGCTATCAACGGGGTCAAAACGCTTCCCAATTAGCCAACGAAACCGACATGACACCTGCCGCCGTTCGCCAAGCACTCTCGCGTCTTCGTGGTCTGCTGCGAACATGCGTGGAAACACGTTTAACGGAAGGGGCACGATGA
- the cas7c gene encoding type I-C CRISPR-associated protein Cas7/Csd2, which translates to MDHRYDFVFLFDVTDGNPNGDPDAGNLPRVDPETGHGLVTDVCLKRKIRNYVANVKDETPPFEIYVKERAVLNNQHSRAYEALKLDAAKAKRTEVDQCRDWMCQNFYDVRAFGAVMSTKVNCGQVRGPVQMAFSRSIDPIVSLEHSITRCAVATEKEAEKQDGDNRTMGRKFTVPYGMYRCHGFINPFFARQTGFGEEDLQLFWKSLQNMFELDRSASRGQMTPQVLVVFQHDEALGNAPAHQLQKRVSVVRKDATTPARSSDNYDIQIDETELPAGISIHRMF; encoded by the coding sequence ATGGACCATCGATACGATTTTGTTTTCTTGTTTGATGTCACTGACGGCAACCCCAATGGCGACCCAGATGCGGGCAACCTTCCACGCGTCGATCCGGAAACCGGACACGGACTTGTCACCGATGTTTGTTTGAAACGAAAGATTCGCAATTACGTCGCCAACGTGAAGGACGAGACGCCACCGTTTGAAATTTACGTAAAAGAGCGTGCCGTGTTGAACAATCAACACTCCCGAGCCTATGAAGCGTTGAAGTTGGACGCTGCAAAAGCGAAACGCACCGAGGTTGATCAATGTCGCGATTGGATGTGCCAAAATTTCTATGACGTTCGCGCGTTCGGTGCGGTGATGAGCACTAAGGTCAATTGTGGCCAAGTGCGAGGTCCGGTTCAAATGGCGTTCTCGCGAAGCATTGACCCAATTGTCTCGCTAGAACATTCAATCACACGCTGTGCTGTCGCCACGGAAAAAGAAGCTGAAAAACAGGACGGCGACAATCGAACAATGGGACGTAAATTCACCGTACCCTACGGCATGTATCGCTGTCACGGCTTTATCAATCCATTTTTCGCACGTCAGACCGGTTTCGGCGAAGAGGATTTGCAACTTTTCTGGAAGTCGCTGCAAAACATGTTTGAACTGGATCGCTCGGCCAGCCGTGGGCAGATGACGCCACAAGTATTGGTCGTTTTTCAACATGACGAAGCATTGGGCAACGCCCCGGCTCACCAGCTACAAAAACGCGTCAGCGTTGTTCGCAAAGATGCCACAACGCCGGCACGTTCAAGCGACAACTACGACATCCAAATTGACGAAACCGAGTTGCCCGCAGGTATCTCGATTCATCGTATGTTTTGA
- a CDS encoding LamG-like jellyroll fold domain-containing protein: protein MSEHDFDETLARLFDGDLSDADIDRLARELASDPSRRQCYREHVEMDEGLAMVVRDDRAGDQFTHQLEQRLDAESQKFDFLHSVLDRSTLRVAREQLRRWAPFAAAAIAASVMIAFWAGMWTGRHSGTVEPQLVHVSPAAVADEPVDNSVALLNQVADVVWLGDTIYRVGDSVASNATLHLESGLVQLQFFRGAILTLEGPAKLEIRDANHVMLHAGNAWAKVPVPARGFTVLTPETKIVDLGTEFGVRTTPGEPTEVHVFDGLVELYDPSAADDAPSLHELVTGQSISVDAEGQSIRHAKPIIAMPSETRLQQNTDKRRQQSFERWQRWSAEIRDDPRVLMYYDFSAPDASSTTLRNQASDGEQADGSVIGCAWTEGRWPAKSALDFKRPSDRVRFHLAGEYESITLAAWVRVDGLDRLLSSLLLTDGWDAGEVHWQFDQQGQLGLSVSQAAGVAWRYTPPLVDLTRLGQWIHVASVFDGRSKTVRHYFNGQRVPCEASLDYDGPLRIGDAELCNWGRPVDKNSHAIRNFNGRMDEFLMFGVALDDAEISTIYEAGNPKL from the coding sequence ATGAGCGAACATGACTTCGACGAAACACTAGCACGTCTGTTTGATGGTGATCTCAGCGACGCCGACATCGACCGATTGGCTCGCGAGCTCGCAAGCGACCCATCGCGTCGCCAGTGTTATCGCGAACACGTCGAGATGGACGAAGGCTTGGCAATGGTCGTTCGCGACGATCGTGCCGGCGACCAGTTCACGCATCAATTGGAACAGCGGCTTGATGCTGAATCACAAAAGTTTGACTTTTTGCACAGCGTGCTCGATCGCTCCACTCTACGCGTCGCCCGCGAGCAGCTGCGGCGTTGGGCCCCGTTTGCCGCCGCCGCGATTGCCGCCAGCGTAATGATCGCGTTCTGGGCCGGCATGTGGACCGGCCGACATTCCGGAACGGTCGAGCCCCAATTGGTTCACGTTTCCCCTGCGGCGGTCGCCGACGAGCCTGTCGACAATTCGGTCGCACTGCTCAACCAAGTGGCCGACGTCGTCTGGCTCGGCGATACCATCTATCGCGTTGGTGATTCCGTCGCCTCCAATGCGACGCTCCATCTGGAATCGGGCCTGGTCCAATTGCAGTTCTTTCGTGGTGCGATCTTGACCCTCGAAGGCCCGGCGAAACTGGAAATACGCGACGCGAATCACGTCATGTTGCACGCTGGCAACGCTTGGGCAAAAGTTCCCGTGCCGGCCCGTGGATTCACGGTACTGACGCCGGAAACCAAAATCGTCGACCTTGGCACCGAATTTGGCGTCCGAACAACTCCAGGCGAGCCGACCGAAGTGCACGTCTTTGACGGGCTTGTGGAGCTATACGATCCATCGGCCGCAGACGACGCCCCGTCGCTTCACGAATTGGTCACCGGGCAATCGATCAGTGTCGATGCAGAGGGGCAATCGATTCGTCACGCCAAGCCAATCATCGCAATGCCGTCCGAAACGCGATTGCAGCAAAACACGGACAAACGCCGTCAACAGAGTTTTGAACGGTGGCAACGATGGAGTGCTGAAATCCGCGACGATCCTCGCGTGCTGATGTATTACGACTTTTCCGCCCCCGATGCCTCATCGACCACGCTGCGAAATCAGGCCTCCGATGGCGAGCAAGCCGACGGTTCCGTGATCGGTTGTGCGTGGACCGAAGGACGTTGGCCAGCGAAGTCCGCACTCGATTTCAAACGCCCCAGCGACCGAGTGCGATTCCATCTTGCCGGCGAATACGAATCGATCACGTTGGCCGCTTGGGTTCGAGTCGACGGGCTGGACCGGCTGCTCAGTTCGCTGCTGCTGACCGACGGTTGGGACGCCGGCGAAGTTCATTGGCAATTTGACCAACAGGGGCAACTCGGGCTTTCGGTCAGCCAAGCAGCCGGGGTGGCGTGGCGGTACACACCACCGTTGGTTGATCTAACGCGGCTGGGCCAATGGATTCATGTCGCGTCGGTATTTGATGGACGTAGCAAAACGGTTCGGCACTATTTCAATGGCCAACGAGTGCCCTGCGAAGCGTCGCTCGATTATGACGGTCCACTCCGAATCGGCGATGCGGAACTGTGCAATTGGGGGCGTCCCGTCGACAAAAACTCGCATGCAATCCGCAATTTCAACGGACGAATGGACGAGTTTTTGATGTTCGGTGTTGCCTTGGATGACGCCGAAATTTCAACAATCTACGAAGCCGGCAACCCTAAACTTTAG
- the cas8c gene encoding type I-C CRISPR-associated protein Cas8c/Csd1 translates to MILQRLCEYYDVIDADPEIEIAQEGFAPQKVTFEIVLSRDGGVAAINDLRTTEGKRKIPRSLRLPFEGRTSGVKAMFLWDKAEYLLGYLSPELRDPPNGESESDEKKRLKKIDRVLKCFEASKQTHLEFADSIDDEDYKTLCKFYSGWQPIELTGEQLKLIDELGPGFGVFRIDGKKRYIHDSIQAKRFWSRQQSYATASASTMCSITGVVGPLARLHLPIKGLYDQKKFGPLVSYNESSFESFNRKKGGNATVSEQAAFKYATALNHLLDRKNNRTIQVGDATCVFWSNAKDTIAEDVFSFGLDPDRFEDEGRAAAIGNVLSQAMDGNAVLPEPGAAFHVLGLSPNASRLSIRFWISGLAIEMVCRVAEHQRRLEIVRGGKDSDWVPLWMILAQTARESKEVPPLLGGALLRSVLTGGRYPEALLAAILRRVRAEQEIRHVKAATIKAILNHNHHKEISVMLDPERPDPAYQLGRLFACLERAQEDALPGLNATIKDRYFGAASCTPGTVFPRLIRMNQHHIGKLEGGKKVVTEKRIQEIMGRLHDFPSHLGIVDQGLFSIGYYHQRQDFFAKKEKPTETNQ, encoded by the coding sequence ATGATCTTGCAACGCTTGTGCGAGTATTACGACGTTATCGACGCTGACCCGGAAATCGAAATCGCTCAGGAAGGCTTCGCTCCGCAAAAAGTCACGTTTGAAATTGTGCTTTCTCGCGATGGTGGTGTTGCAGCGATCAATGATCTGCGAACGACCGAAGGGAAACGCAAGATCCCCCGCTCACTTCGGTTGCCATTCGAGGGACGAACCAGCGGCGTGAAAGCGATGTTCCTATGGGACAAAGCGGAGTACTTGCTGGGCTACCTGTCGCCAGAACTTCGTGATCCTCCAAACGGTGAGAGTGAATCAGATGAAAAGAAGCGGCTGAAGAAGATCGACCGCGTTTTGAAATGTTTCGAAGCATCCAAACAAACGCACTTGGAATTCGCCGATTCGATTGACGACGAGGACTACAAAACTCTCTGCAAGTTTTACAGCGGTTGGCAACCAATCGAGCTGACGGGTGAACAGTTAAAACTGATTGATGAACTCGGACCCGGATTTGGAGTTTTTCGAATTGATGGTAAAAAAAGGTATATCCACGACTCAATACAAGCCAAACGTTTTTGGAGTCGACAGCAGTCATACGCGACAGCGTCTGCATCAACGATGTGCTCGATAACTGGAGTAGTTGGACCGCTCGCGCGGCTTCACCTTCCGATTAAAGGACTGTATGACCAAAAGAAATTCGGTCCACTTGTTTCCTATAACGAATCTTCATTTGAGAGTTTCAATCGAAAGAAAGGTGGCAATGCAACAGTGAGTGAACAGGCCGCGTTTAAATACGCGACCGCGCTGAATCACCTTCTCGATCGGAAAAATAACCGGACCATCCAAGTTGGCGACGCGACCTGCGTCTTCTGGTCCAATGCGAAAGACACGATCGCTGAAGATGTGTTTTCCTTCGGACTTGATCCAGACCGCTTCGAAGACGAAGGGCGGGCTGCGGCAATTGGCAATGTGCTCAGCCAAGCCATGGACGGCAACGCAGTTTTGCCAGAACCCGGTGCCGCCTTTCATGTGCTCGGTTTGTCCCCAAACGCCTCACGGCTATCAATACGGTTTTGGATCTCCGGTTTGGCAATCGAGATGGTTTGCCGAGTCGCTGAACATCAACGAAGGCTTGAGATCGTTCGTGGCGGCAAGGATTCCGATTGGGTTCCGCTGTGGATGATCCTCGCCCAAACGGCTCGCGAATCCAAAGAAGTGCCACCGCTGCTTGGCGGCGCTTTGCTTCGCAGCGTTCTTACAGGCGGTCGCTATCCCGAGGCCCTACTTGCCGCAATCCTGCGTCGCGTCCGTGCCGAACAAGAAATTCGACATGTCAAGGCAGCCACGATCAAAGCGATTTTGAACCACAACCACCACAAGGAGATTTCAGTCATGCTCGACCCCGAACGTCCCGACCCCGCCTATCAGCTCGGGCGACTGTTTGCATGCCTGGAACGCGCGCAAGAAGACGCCCTACCCGGCCTCAATGCCACGATCAAAGATCGCTACTTCGGAGCGGCATCTTGCACACCTGGAACGGTCTTCCCTCGCCTTATCCGAATGAACCAGCACCACATCGGTAAGCTCGAAGGCGGTAAGAAGGTTGTCACTGAAAAACGAATCCAAGAAATCATGGGACGACTGCATGATTTCCCCTCGCATCTTGGAATCGTTGACCAAGGTCTGTTTTCGATCGGTTACTACCACCAACGGCAAGATTTCTTCGCGAAGAAAGAAAAACCGACTGAAACCAACCAGTAA
- the cas3 gene encoding CRISPR-associated helicase Cas3', which produces MPHYAHSLPDEPNRDLWEPLGDHEQTVARLSASFLKRIDAGLAPWGDLLGRWHDIGKYSDDFQNYLASAGSSDVHHSEISGKVDHSTAGAQLAYGKSSPLGKLIAYTLAGHHAGLPDWDVATGQSGLKQRLDKKIPCWRKEVTKELEAMELPKSIPVRSPQACETFCKHRIASFRVAFLTRVMFSALVDADFLATESFMAPEQSIIRPNVSANIADLSKAIDKHLERLRADAKPSPVNKIRNEVSKACVDAAELNPGLFSLNVPTGGGKTLASLQFALRHAAHHGLDGVVVGIPFTSIIEQNAKVYRGVFNSLGEGVVLEHHSNTDPEQETTQSRLQSENWDAPLVVTTNNQLFESLFACRTSRCRKLHRIARRVIILDEVQSLPVDLLTPTLLAIRELVESFGCTVVLCTATQPALEWQDDFAIGLHKIRNIIPTSEKLHERLRRTTVQPIGSLCDEELVARIDAENQVLCIVNTRPHASKLFSELRESNANFHLSTRMCAAHRLHVLDGQIRPRLEQGSPCRVISTQLIEAGVDVDFPVVFRDVCGIDSLTQAAGRCNREGRAAQGNVYFFQGERRPPPGTLRMSADHGLEIARHFDDLLSPEANEAYFRLHYWQQKDRWDFRQVMDAIGRDPNSMEFQFRQIADRYRFIEEEAETLYVPWKKGEQLIRSLSESDYPPDRKLRRRLQRYSINLRRHEMAQLHAAGAVLSFHGYATLTQPHLYDKKTGLTLLKADGIVPPSDLMC; this is translated from the coding sequence ATGCCTCATTACGCCCACAGCCTGCCCGATGAACCGAACCGAGATTTGTGGGAACCGCTTGGGGATCATGAGCAAACCGTAGCCCGTCTTTCGGCTAGCTTTTTAAAACGCATTGATGCTGGACTTGCCCCGTGGGGTGATCTGCTCGGTCGGTGGCATGATATCGGAAAGTATAGCGACGACTTTCAAAATTACTTAGCTTCCGCTGGCAGTTCGGATGTTCACCATTCAGAAATTTCGGGCAAAGTCGATCATTCGACTGCAGGTGCCCAGTTGGCCTATGGCAAGTCTTCGCCCCTTGGAAAATTGATTGCCTATACCTTGGCGGGACATCACGCGGGTTTGCCGGATTGGGATGTGGCGACGGGGCAATCAGGCTTGAAGCAACGACTCGACAAAAAAATTCCGTGTTGGCGGAAGGAGGTGACTAAGGAGCTAGAAGCAATGGAGCTGCCGAAATCGATTCCTGTTCGTTCACCTCAAGCGTGCGAGACGTTTTGCAAGCATCGCATCGCTTCGTTCCGAGTTGCTTTTTTGACTCGCGTGATGTTTTCAGCCTTGGTCGACGCTGACTTTTTGGCCACCGAATCGTTCATGGCGCCCGAGCAATCAATCATTCGACCAAACGTTTCCGCAAACATTGCCGATTTGTCTAAAGCAATCGACAAACACCTTGAACGCCTTCGAGCTGATGCCAAACCTTCACCGGTCAATAAGATTCGCAACGAAGTTAGCAAAGCATGTGTCGATGCCGCTGAACTTAACCCCGGACTGTTTTCTCTGAACGTCCCCACAGGTGGTGGCAAAACGCTTGCGTCCTTGCAATTCGCACTGCGACATGCCGCGCATCACGGACTCGATGGTGTCGTCGTCGGCATTCCGTTCACGAGCATCATTGAACAGAACGCGAAGGTGTATCGCGGTGTATTCAACTCGCTTGGGGAAGGTGTTGTGCTGGAACATCACAGCAACACTGACCCTGAACAGGAAACCACTCAAAGTCGTCTGCAATCAGAGAATTGGGACGCGCCGTTGGTGGTCACCACCAACAATCAACTCTTTGAATCGCTGTTTGCGTGTCGAACCTCACGCTGCCGAAAACTTCACCGGATCGCACGGCGGGTGATCATCCTGGACGAAGTGCAATCGTTGCCAGTCGATTTGTTGACGCCCACATTGTTGGCCATTCGCGAATTGGTCGAATCGTTCGGCTGCACGGTCGTGCTTTGCACCGCCACCCAGCCAGCGTTAGAGTGGCAAGACGACTTTGCGATCGGCTTGCACAAGATCCGCAACATCATTCCGACGTCTGAGAAACTGCACGAACGATTGCGTCGGACAACCGTGCAGCCGATCGGTTCGCTTTGCGACGAGGAACTTGTCGCCCGGATCGATGCCGAAAACCAGGTCCTTTGCATTGTCAACACGCGGCCACACGCAAGCAAACTGTTTTCGGAACTCAGGGAGTCCAACGCGAACTTTCACTTGAGCACGCGAATGTGCGCCGCGCACCGACTGCATGTGCTCGATGGACAGATTCGTCCCCGACTGGAACAGGGTTCACCGTGTCGTGTCATTAGCACCCAATTAATTGAAGCCGGGGTGGACGTCGACTTCCCAGTCGTGTTCCGCGACGTGTGTGGCATTGATTCGTTGACACAGGCGGCGGGACGTTGTAACCGCGAGGGACGCGCCGCCCAAGGCAACGTGTACTTTTTCCAAGGCGAGCGACGACCACCGCCAGGCACGCTGCGAATGTCGGCCGATCACGGTCTAGAAATCGCTCGTCACTTCGACGATCTATTAAGCCCTGAGGCCAACGAAGCGTACTTCCGCTTGCATTATTGGCAACAAAAGGATCGCTGGGATTTCCGTCAGGTGATGGACGCGATCGGACGTGATCCAAACAGTATGGAATTCCAGTTTCGTCAGATCGCCGATCGTTATCGCTTCATCGAAGAAGAGGCCGAAACACTCTATGTGCCCTGGAAAAAAGGCGAGCAATTAATCCGAAGCCTTAGCGAATCGGACTATCCGCCCGACCGAAAGCTGCGACGTCGTTTGCAGCGTTATTCGATCAACCTACGCCGTCACGAAATGGCGCAACTTCACGCCGCGGGCGCGGTTCTCTCGTTTCATGGTTACGCCACGCTGACTCAACCACACTTGTACGATAAGAAAACCGGCCTGACGCTGCTGAAAGCCGACGGAATTGTCCCGCCAAGTGATTTGATGTGCTAA
- the cas4 gene encoding CRISPR-associated protein Cas4 has translation MTYLDDDLLPISALQHYLFCPRQCALIHLEQVWAENHLTMEGLLLHERADSPTHETRPRDAGGSVRVERALPIRSLELGLIGKADIVEFHHAGRSQQSGVSPAAPRIIPVEYKRGKPKANDCDRVQLCAQAMCLEEMCATEVTEGALFYGTRRRRTDVVFDDDLRRRTTQTIDALRAMIQKRVTPAAVRTKACDKCSLIDLCLPDVTSGQRSVSRFISRQLASHLQDDKLDA, from the coding sequence ATGACCTACCTCGACGACGATCTGCTGCCCATCTCGGCGCTCCAGCACTACCTGTTTTGCCCCCGGCAATGTGCGTTGATTCACTTGGAACAGGTTTGGGCGGAAAACCATTTGACGATGGAGGGGTTGCTTTTGCACGAGCGGGCAGATTCGCCGACGCACGAGACACGACCTCGGGACGCTGGCGGTTCCGTCCGAGTGGAACGGGCGCTGCCGATCCGGTCGCTCGAATTGGGGTTGATCGGTAAGGCCGATATCGTGGAATTCCATCACGCTGGTCGATCCCAACAATCGGGAGTGTCGCCCGCAGCCCCGCGGATCATCCCGGTCGAGTATAAACGTGGCAAACCGAAAGCGAATGATTGTGATCGCGTTCAATTGTGCGCTCAGGCGATGTGCTTGGAGGAAATGTGTGCCACCGAGGTTACCGAAGGTGCGCTGTTTTATGGCACCCGACGCCGGCGAACCGACGTCGTCTTTGATGACGATCTTCGTCGACGCACGACGCAAACGATTGATGCGTTGCGAGCCATGATCCAAAAACGCGTGACTCCCGCCGCCGTTCGCACCAAGGCGTGTGACAAGTGCTCACTGATCGATCTCTGTTTGCCTGACGTCACCAGCGGTCAACGTAGCGTATCGCGATTCATCAGCCGGCAACTGGCCTCCCACCTTCAAGACGATAAATTGGACGCATGA